A part of Leishmania braziliensis MHOM/BR/75/M2904 complete genome, chromosome 30 genomic DNA contains:
- a CDS encoding putative surface protein amastin: protein MGFEALHGRMDVALNMLCSCTVFMFLVTSAPISQFRGSGIRADGSGGASKLACVTSWGLKNDCNSNHYDYRSTSITCARPRQLFQVAQAFYIIAVIVSFLSSLLSGLYFMGIKAKVALIVLGFLEVVVALIPWVCMTAVWHNDYCGQSTVVINASSGKANGVPYGSVLRTAFKMSAGYGMTVTAWCVQVVGLTLLLTV, encoded by the coding sequence ATGGGATTTGAGGCTCTCCACGGCCGCATGGATGTGGCGCTGAACATGCTGTGCTCGTGCACCGTGTTCATGTTCCTCGTGACGTCTGCGCCGATCTCGCAGTTCCGCGGCAGTGGCATTAGAGCtgacggcagtggcggtgcgaGCAAGCTGGCATGCGTGACCTCGTGGGGCCTGAAGAATGACTGCAACAGCAACCACTACGACTACCGCTCGACGAGCATAACGTGCGCACGCCCGAGGCAGCTGTTCCAGGTAGCGCAGGCGTTTTACATCATCGCCGTGATTGTGTCGTTCCTGTCGAGCCTACTGAGCGGCCTGTACTTCATGGGGATCAAGGCGAAGGTGGCGCTGATCGTGCTTGGATTCCTTGAGGTTGTGGTTGCGCTGATCCCATGGGTGTGCATGACCGCGGTGTGGCACAACGACTACTGCGGCCAGTCGACCGTGGTGATCAACGCGTCGAGCGGCAAGGCGAACGGCGTGCCGTACGGCTCTGTGCTGCGCACGGCGTTCAAGATGAGCGCTGGCTACGGTATGACTGTTACGGCGTGGTGCGTTCAGGTGGTTgggctgacgctgctgcttaCCGTGTAG
- a CDS encoding putative protein phosphatase 2C, translating into MSQPMKEKNSFSGENEFLEYGSSSMQGWRRTMEDAHTLLLLEKGGFFGVYDGHSGAATAKYCGEYMFQFVHQTKAFMKGEISKALYDSFIAIDKYLHTLPNF; encoded by the coding sequence ATGAGTCAGCCTAtgaaggagaagaacagcTTCAGTGGCGAGAACGAGTTTCTGGAATACGGCTCAAGTAGCATGCAAGGATGGCGGCGCACCATGGAGGATGCGCACACGCTGCTACTGCTCGAGAAGGGTGGGTTCTTTGGTGTCTACGACGGCCACAGCGGGGCTGCAACGGCCAAGTACTGCGGCGAGTACATGTTTCAATTTGTGCACCAGACGAAGGCGTTCATGAAGGGCGAGATCTCGAAGGCGCTGTACGACAGCTTCATTGCAATTGACAAGTACCTGCACACTCTCCCGAATTTT
- a CDS encoding amastin-like surface protein-like protein encodes MAKKSFYDQEYRKHSGAVMMLIASFVALVFSTCGTPLGMLMIRSWEENSSDSGSDLVINPCYTLWGLQNRCGRPYFARRITDPPIINCSDIHTRFEAAEAFSVLAIFSLFGVLGGSWYKICGSNIKTTVMMLSVFTIAFTTVPWATVTAFYYTPFCGQEFLTNKQTRFGAGYALLVASFAVQIVGLILFVIFEPNTLKMRLVNDEKDAVGEH; translated from the coding sequence ATGGCCAAGAAGTCCTTCTATGACCAGGAGTATAGGAAGCACTCAGGTGCGGTGATGATGCTCATTGCTTCCTTCGTGGCGCTGGTGTTTTCGACCTGCGGCACCCCTCTCGGTATGCTGATGATCCGCTCGTGGGAGGAGAATTCTTCGGATTCTGGTTCTGACTTGGTCATCAATCCCTGCTACACTCTATGGGGTCTGCAGAACCGGTGTGGGAGGCCCTACTTTGCGCGGCGCATCACGGACCCGCCCATCATCAACTGCTCTGATATCCATACCCGCTTCGAGGCGGCTGAGGCGTTCAGTGTGTTGGCcatcttttcccttttcggCGTCCTCGGCGGGTCTTGGTACAAGATCTGCGGCTCCAACATCAAGACGACGGTGATGATGCTCTCCGTTTTCACCATCGCCTTCACGACTGTGCCGTGGGCGACCGTGACCGCGTTCTACTACACCCCGTTCTGCGGCCAAGAGTTTCTGACCAACAAGCAGACTCGCTTCGGCGCCGGCTACGCGCTGCTGGTCGCCTCCTTTGCAGTGCAGATCGTCGGCCTCATCCTGTTCGTGATCTTTGAGCCGAACACCTTGAAGATGAGGCTAGTGAACGACGAGAAAGACGCCGTGGGCGAACACTAA